A genomic window from Raphanus sativus cultivar WK10039 unplaced genomic scaffold, ASM80110v3 Scaffold0688, whole genome shotgun sequence includes:
- the LOC130502797 gene encoding agamous-like MADS-box protein AGL36 has translation MPRGKLKLEPITDNIARNQSFKKRKKGIIKKVNELATLCGVKACAVINSCDNTEPEFSPSKEGAREVCLKFLNVLPEQRYKKMYDQERYLWERIQKGREKLMRIDEENREIEVQEVMFDLLKGKAMSPHHYSDPDASGPVVGDVDPFAVGTEGLVSNPTEVYHHMRQYDGMDMSVNEQAHGGSNDHVHHQNMNLQEPFQYQSLGNFYDQTQPRFNGSSQDMYTCLSLDQGQSSNQYPNQHQSLLMGQPQQMSDVQASVASMDDNSYCYHQLPITSQMPVTTTTTAAPAADLSDHSIDNKCLD, from the exons ATGCCAAGGGGAAAGTTAAAACTAGAACCCATAACTGATAACATTGCAAGGAACCAAAGTttcaagaagaggaagaaaggtATTATCAAGAAAGTCAACGAGCTGGCTACTCTCTGTGGTGTCAAAGCTTGTGCGGTTATCAACAGCTGCGACAATACGGAGCCGGAGTTTTCCCCGTCAAAGGAAGGCGCTAGAGAAGTGTGCTTGAAGTTTCTGAATGTTCTGCCGGAGCAACGGTACAAGAAGATGTATGACCAAGAGAGGTATCTGTGGGAGAGGATCCAGAAAGGAAGAGAGAAACTGATGAGGATAGATGAAGAGAATCGAGAGATTGAGGTTCAAGAGGTTATGTTCGATCTTCTCAAGGGGAAAGCGATGTCGCCGCATCACTATTCTGATCCAG ATGCATCTGGTCCTGTTGTTGGTGATGTGGACCCTTTTGCTGTCGGAACCGAGGGTTTGGTAAGTAACCCTACTGAAGTTTATCATCATATGCGTCAATATGATGGTATGGATATGAGTGTGAATGAGCAGGCTCATGGTGGTTCTAATGATCATGTTCATCATCAGAATATGAATCTTCAAGAACCATTTCAATACCAATCTCTTGGTAACTTTTATGATCAGACCCAGCCTAGGTTCAACGGTTCGAGCCAGGACATGTATACATGTTTGAGTCTTGATCAGGGACAGAGTTCAAATCAGTATCCAAATCAACACCAATCGTTGTTGATGGGACAACCTCAGCAGATGAGTGATGTTCAAGCCAGCGTTGCTTCAATGGACGACAACAGCTACTGCTACCACCAATTACCAATCACCAGTCAGATGCCTgtcacaaccaccaccaccgccgcaCCTGCCGCCGATCTTTCTGATCATAGCATCGATAATAAGTGTTTGGACTGA